Part of the Candidatus Cloacimonadota bacterium genome, AATACTCAGTTATTTAAAATTAACTGGAAAAAGACTTGGATTTATTATAAACTTTAATGTTCCGTTAATTAAAGATGGCATAAAAAGAATTATTCTATAACCTTTGTGCATTGGTGTCTTTGTGGTAAGAAAAAAATATAAAGGAGACAAAAAATGGGTAAAATAATCGGTATAGATTTGGGAACAACAAATAGTTGCGTCTCTGTTATGGAAGGCGGCAAGCCAACTATTATCCCAAATTCTGAAGGCGGAAGAACAACGCCATCTGTGGTTGGCTTCACAAAAGATGGAGAAAGATTGGTCGGACAATTGGCTAAACATCAACTTGTAACTAATTCAGAAAATACAGTTTATTCTGTTAAAAGATTTATGGGAAGAAAGAAAAGTGAAGTAACTCGTGAAGAGACAGAGGCTTCCTTCAAGGTAAAAGCTGGTTCAAAAAATGAAGTGATAATTCACATTCCTAATGAAAAGAAAGATTTCACTCCTCAAGAGATATCAGCATTCGTTCTTAAAAAGATGAAAGAAACAGCAGAACAATATCTTGGAACAAAAATAGAAGAAGCTGTTATCACCATTCCAGCATATTTTAATGATGCTCAAAGACAGGCAACAAAAGACGCTGGAAAGATAGCTGGATTAAAGGTAGAACGAATAATTAATGAACCAACTGCAGCTGCATTAGCTTATGGCCTTGATAAAAAGAAAGATGAAAAAATTGCAGTATATGATTTTGGAGGAGGCACATTTGATATATCTATCCTTGAAATTGGCGAAGGGGTCGTAGAAGTACTCTCTACTAACGGTAATACGCATCTTGGTGGTGATGATTTTGATAAAAGAATTTCAGATTGGATAATTGAAGAATTTAAAAAAAGTGACGGAATTGACCTCACCAAAGACCCAATGGCAATGCAGAGAATTCGTGAAGCTTCTGAAAAGGCAAAAATTGAATTAAGTGGAACTCAATCTACCAATGTTAACCTTCCATATATTACTGCAGATACCAGCGGTCCAAAACATCTATCTCTTAACTTAACCAGAGCACAATTTAACAGAATGATTGATGACCTGATAGAAGATAGCATAGGTCCCTGCAAATTAGCAATAAGAGATGCAAAAATAACCGTTGATGATATTGATGAGGTTATTTTGGTTGGTGGCTCCA contains:
- the dnaK gene encoding molecular chaperone DnaK; this translates as MGKIIGIDLGTTNSCVSVMEGGKPTIIPNSEGGRTTPSVVGFTKDGERLVGQLAKHQLVTNSENTVYSVKRFMGRKKSEVTREETEASFKVKAGSKNEVIIHIPNEKKDFTPQEISAFVLKKMKETAEQYLGTKIEEAVITIPAYFNDAQRQATKDAGKIAGLKVERIINEPTAAALAYGLDKKKDEKIAVYDFGGGTFDISILEIGEGVVEVLSTNGNTHLGGDDFDKRISDWIIEEFKKSDGIDLTKDPMAMQRIREASEKAKIELSGTQSTNVNLPYITADTSGPKHLSLNLTRAQFNRMIDDLIEDSIGPCKLAIRDAKITVDDIDEVILVGGSTRVPAVLDAVKNFFKKEPNKSVNPDEVVAVGASIQGGILAGDENLKDILLLDVTPLSLGIETLGGVMTKLIERNTTIPVKKSQIFSTAADNQTAVSINVLQGEREMAAHNRTLGRFDLVGIPPSPRGIPQIDVSFDIDANGILNVSAVDKGTGRKQQIKIDKSGALDESEIDKMVREAEEHAEEDKKLKERVQMRNEFDTLIFTTEKSLKEHGDKLNPKDKEEIEKAIKEAKEKLTSEDIEVLKKAREEFEKKAQKIGEIVYQETIKQQQAQQAQQAKEQTHKAEEKTKKETSKKKTEPGDGEAVDADFEVVDDK